Below is a window of Desmonostoc muscorum LEGE 12446 DNA.
ATTCCCACTTTGTCGTCTCGGTCTGGTTCCCAATAAAATTTATCCATCCGTCCATCCCGAATTAAGGGTGCATAGAGGGTGGAAAAATCATTACCTGTGACAATAATCGGTACGCGATGCAAAGGTGTAGAGTCATAGCTTCCCGGCAACTGCACATCTGTGGGATTATCGGCAATATTCATCAGTGTGGCATTTACCAACTGAGTGTTTACAGTATACTGAGTGCCTTCATCGAAGCGTCCAGCACCCGCATCCAAATCGTTAATCATCAGCACGCACATTTTACCGCGTACTTTGATCAGTTCCGCTGTTTCCCGATAGCGCAGCCGAATCAACCGTGCTGGATCTCCTGCATCTGGGCTTTCCAATTCGCCGCCAGAGATGTGAGTCACTTCAATACCCATTTTCTCGAAGACTAACTCGCATTGAAAAGACTTACCTTCACCTTTACGTCCATGAATACCCAAAATTATGGGTACTCGCACGCCAGGAAGCTTCAAGAAGTTTTTGGTGATGTGGACAGCAAGTTTGTCCAAAAATCGCGGAGCAATGTAGTAAGCCATGAACGTATCTTAATAAATAGTTAGTACTTCTAAAGTTAATGTTAAGTTGTTTTGGGGATAGCGATCGCTTTTCGCCGATTCTTGATGGCGATCGGTTTTTTAACACAATTTGAAACACAGAGGTAGGTTTTATCTCTGTAGCCGCGAATTCTATTCCCCAAGGCTGATTCTGAATATAATTTAAAACCCACGGAGGTAGGTTTTGTCTCTGTAGCTTCTATGCTAAACTTTGCACAAACTGTGCATGTTCTGTACTACTCAATCCTTCTTGCAACACCGTTAATACTTTTGTCATTTCCCCTGTACATAACGCCTGTATATCCAACCATAAGCCAGGAAAAATACGACTTTTAATCACATTATTTATATCTGGTTCTAGTGATATGTATTCACCATTTTCTAGGCAGAACCAATCTACTTGATTTTCTAATATTCGCCAGACAATATATTCTTTGACACCGTTGCGACGGTAAACTTTTTTCTTATCATGTAAATCATTAGCAGCGCTGCTGGCTGCTACTTCGGCGATTAATTCTGGCGCACCTTCAATATAATCATCATCACTAATACGTGCTTGTCCACCCAAAGTTTCATTAATCAACAATACAACATCAGGCTGTGGTTCATTATCTAAATCCAGACGTACTGTCGCGTTATCACCCAACTCAACCCCAGGAGTGGCAATTTTGTAATTCCACAACCAGCCTATAAGATTTGCATGAGGTTTCCCATGACTATTAAAGCGCAGAGGTGATGCCACGTAGACGATTCCTTCTATTAATTCTGCTTTTTTAATATGGGGCATAGCAGTATATCGATGCTCAAATTCCTGGCGAGTGAGTCTATCCCCACTTTCTAATGGCGGAATTCTTGCACCTTTATCAAAGTTTTGTTCTACCGATGCTGTCATTGGCAGATTCCTCAAAGGAGTATTGCTGGATCTAGTATAAACAATTCTTTGATTGTCCAAGTTATCTCAACCGATTTCACCAAGTATTCCAATTTTATACAATTTGGGCATCTGTTATATAAAACGATGCCCTACCACAAACGCCGAATTGGATATGCATCGAAAATTGTATCAGCATTCAGCATCGGTGTATTCTCTACTATCGACACTGCAACTAATAGTCTGTCAAATGGATCGCGATGATGTAAAAGCAGTGTAGAAACAACAGCAAGGTGGCTGAATTTGATATCTAGTAAACTGAAATCATTAAGGTTGAGTTGTTCAATTATGAATGTCTCAAATGGCTGAGGCTGATTAAAAGTAAGCTTGCCTATACTCTGCTTAATCGCTATTTCCCAAAGACTAGCTATACTCATCAAAATTTGATTATTTTCATCATTGATTAACTCTAGTACTTGATTACTGAGTTTTGAATTGTCTGTTACATACCAAATAAAAGTATGTGTATCCAATAACAAGTTCATTACATATAGTCATGAAAATCCTCTAGAGGTGCATCAAAGTCGTCAGAGATTGTAATTAAACCCTTTGCACTTCCAGGTTGACGACGGCGTTTAACTGGGGGCAGAGGAGTTAACTTTACAACAGGTTGATTATCTTTGATAATGATGATTTCTTCACCACTGAGTGCTGCTTCAACTAAATCGGGCAAATGTTGGGATGCTTCAGCTAAATTTATTTGCTGCATAATTACCACATTTGTATATAAATAATCACGTTTTAGCACTATCTTAACTTAAGAATTATTAATTAAGTTGAAGCAAACCAATTTTACCATCAGATATTGCTTGAGGAAATTGTTTCGTGTGCGATCGCCATATTAAGGAAGAAACCGCAAAGAACGCAAAGAAAGAAACAAATAAGAAGTAAAGAAAATTCGGTGCAGCCTCAC
It encodes the following:
- a CDS encoding Uma2 family endonuclease → MTASVEQNFDKGARIPPLESGDRLTRQEFEHRYTAMPHIKKAELIEGIVYVASPLRFNSHGKPHANLIGWLWNYKIATPGVELGDNATVRLDLDNEPQPDVVLLINETLGGQARISDDDYIEGAPELIAEVAASSAANDLHDKKKVYRRNGVKEYIVWRILENQVDWFCLENGEYISLEPDINNVIKSRIFPGLWLDIQALCTGEMTKVLTVLQEGLSSTEHAQFVQSLA
- a CDS encoding type II toxin-antitoxin system VapC family toxin, coding for MNLLLDTHTFIWYVTDNSKLSNQVLELINDENNQILMSIASLWEIAIKQSIGKLTFNQPQPFETFIIEQLNLNDFSLLDIKFSHLAVVSTLLLHHRDPFDRLLVAVSIVENTPMLNADTIFDAYPIRRLW
- a CDS encoding type II toxin-antitoxin system Phd/YefM family antitoxin, with translation MQQINLAEASQHLPDLVEAALSGEEIIIIKDNQPVVKLTPLPPVKRRRQPGSAKGLITISDDFDAPLEDFHDYM